tctctgtgtgagCTGTGCAAGCTCTTGGCTCGAGTTTTGATCAGTCTGTCTGTTCTTCCTCCTACCCATATTGTTCCTTTATAACTCGTACAAAATGCTCTTTGTGTATTATTTTGACTCGtacatatttttctaatcaGGCTTTTGGCTCATGCTGCCACACTACCTCAGCCTGCAGTGGTAGATGTTGCTTGAAACCCTGCCTGCGACCACGCTCACGCCCGTGATTACCATTTTATTGTAGCGTTCCCAGTCGTGAATGTGCCTCCGTGAACTCGCTCtgtaaaggctttttttcccccaaaggtATCATCCTGCGTCCAAAACCAGACTGCTTCAAACCTCATCTCTTCTGTAATGAACTTCTGTTGGGCAGGATGAGAACACAACAGCCTCCCACCTCCCCCCAGACCACCACTTGGGCTGTAACACGAGCTCGTGCCTCCGCACCCAGGTGGCCCTGCTCTGGGAGTTTGCCCTGGTGGCCTCGCTGTGCAGTAGCACATCCTTCACGGGAAGGGATGGAAAGAAACTCGTACAGCAGCCTGTTACCTGCTCAGACGCGCTCCCCTGAGGTATGGTGTGTGGTTTTTGGAGCTGACTCCCAGATCTCGTCTGCTTCCTCCTAACAGTAGGGAAGAAGAAGCCCTAAGCTTTGCAAAAGGTTGGCCGAGCAGCCTGAGCGCACCAGTAAATGCTTGTTCCTGGCactcaggaaacaaaacaaaacaaaaacagctaagCTGTTCATACTAAATGCTGTTTACTTTGCCTCAAACGTTTTGCCTCCCAGTTTTAGTACCTCATTCTCACGCAAGGCCTCTGTGTTGGGCTAGACCTTGGTCTCCTCTTGAGGAAGTGACTCCTGCTTGTACCACGAGAAGTGAAACCTGAGGTGCTGTCAGCTTAGGCCCAGCAATTTCATGGTggaagatgctccagcccctaAAATAAGCCAAGCTCGCCAGTGAGCTTTCCACTAAAGGTATGGCTACAGCAGAAGCACTTTTCTCCAAACCTTAGCAAACTGCTGCTAATAAACACTTAGGTTAGCAGGTTCAAGGGCCCCGGCTGTTGCAGCCTTCACACAACTGGCGTGATCACATGGAGTAAGTCTGTGCTTACCCATGCATCGATGTGTGATTGCTAGCGTTCCTTGCCTAGTCAACTTGACTCCATGTCCTGTTATCTACCAGAACAGTTGGAGGCAGGATTTTGTTCTGCTCTCTTGTGGCACTACAGCTGCCTCTGGCAGGTGCAGTCCTCAGATGGCTATAATCCTCCACGGTTTTAGGAAACCGAGGGGTGTAACACTACTGGAAAAAGGCCAAAAGCTTCTCTTAAGATTGCATTTGACATGTTAGTCTGGAGCTTGGTCAACTGTAAGTAGGGATGTTATTAATCTGCAGCTGTATTGGTACAGTACTCCTGTCCAAAAAGCAAGTCCTGTGCATAATAAAACCTCAATACCAAAGCAGATGCAATCCCACAGAAAATTATGGTGAGGCTATGTCCCCTCCCTAGAGAATCTACTTCCGGGACAGCTGCTCATTTATGCACACAGCTACGTAAAACCCACCTCTTCTGCGCAGCAGGTGGTTAGCCACTTTCCACACGTGTGATGGTGTGGTAGTCACCGCTGAAGGCCATGGCCAGTGCTGCACCTCTCACCGGCCAGTCCTGCTGGACCTTCAGTGAAGATCTGCACCAAGTCCATGCCATTGTGTCTTTACCCCTGCTCGCTGGAGCACCCCAGTAACAGTCTCTTTAATTACTTGTTCATAGTTGGCAAAGCAGGTGACACTTGGCTTTAGGATACGTCAACAAGCAAAGCTTTATTGAATCGATACACAGTACTAGAAGTGTTAAAGTGTGGTAcataaagcaaggaaaaaagcagtgCTTTCAAAGATAACGTCTAAAAGTATGCCCCAAGCGCTACAGTAAACTACTATCGGTTTCACAGTAGTTAGTAACATTTTGGAAACTCTTTTCTTGCAGCAGAATCCGAGCAGAGCCGTACAGGTTGAGCGCTGTGCCCCCCTCATTGGGCATGAACGAGGGCACCTGCTCCCTGCCCATAGCCAAATCCTTTGGGGCCGAAGTTCTTTGCGTAACAGCCTGCAAGAGAGAGGAGTGGTAGGGGCTGAGGCTTCTGAAAGTCTCTTGAAACAGGAATAAATTCAGCCTCTGCCCTTGTAACAGATTACCTTGAACCATTAACAAATcgtctttgtttttcctcacctTTACAGTAgatttctccctctttttcagTTAGGGTCGTAGATTCTAAGCTTTTCCCACACTTGGCACATCGGAAGCAGTTTTTGTGCCATGgctaggagagaaaaaaaaaagcttaaacaCACAGAATGCCtgaatttgtaaaaaaaataaaataaaaagctattaattAGACATGCTTGTATCAGTATTGTTTACATATATTGGTGCAATGAAAACCACTTAAAGTGCACTAGTGGCTGATTAGTGTCTGCATTTTTGGGTGGCACAAAGCCCTGGATTCCACACAGCTTACTGCTCAGGGAAGCATTTTGAAAGGCCTGGGCTTGCCCTAATCAATTCTGATCTTGGCTATCAGTCAGACAGCTGGCAGACTGACACACAGTTTTATGTGGTGCTTGCAGAGAATATGCCCTTTCTGCTGAAACATTCAGCCCTTCATGAGCTGCGCACAAAAGGATCATTCTCTTTTCTGGAGGGAGAGGGCTCCTGAACTTTGGTTCAAGTCTCTGGCATGAGAAGGTATTGAAGCTTCATCTCTGAAATCCAAGGCGAGCCCTTGTTACCCAGAATTTCCATTTCAagtgctctttaaaaaaaaatttaaaaaatatataaacaaaaaatgaagactAGATTACTTTGACCatttccagttttgaaaaacTAAGTTTTAAGGTGACCGCCCCACAGTTGGTTCTCCAATACCTTCTAGATAGCACTCACTATCAGAAACCTTCATAATATACCTCACTCACTTTAAAGTCCacttaagagagaaaaaaaaaatcacattcccTTACCTTTCCAGCACCTATTACTTTCTCTGCTGCATAAACAGAATCCCCACACCTGGAACATTTCTCTGCACCTCCAAACTTCTGAGCAAATTTTGAAGTGTTTGGGTTTGTTGTGGGTCGGTGGGGAGAGGGCGTGCTGAAAGAAAGaggacatttgttttcttttcttagtaaAAGAGCTCTTGCTCTTCCTGACAACGCTAACAGTGCAGCATCTAACACACAGTACAGAATACAGTACTTTTCCAAAATTTGAGAGGTTGTTACCACATGCCACTTCTAGAGACATGATGAATTCCAAGACCTTTATCAGgacacagatttattttaccTTTAGTAAGCTAAAAACAATTGTTCAATTCCTGTCATCTGATCATGTCTGGAACCTGAACTGATCAGTGAACCTAACGGATTGAGCTATGTATCATTTCTAGATTTGCTCTGGCTGGAGAGCAGGCATCATATAAAAGTCAAGTAACAATTCGGGAACTTGCATGAGGCCAGTGGCAAAGCATACCTACGGTGCTTTTCAGGTGCTTTGCTTTACAGCAAGAACTTAATCAGATTAGGACTGTTTACAGTTTAATAAGCCACTTGGTTTTGGCTGTAATTAAGCACACATGCTTCTTCATTTAccaattaaaatttcattcttgTAGCCCCAGATTTGCAGCTCCCTGAATCCATCCCTCCACAAACCTGTTGAGCAGCTGCATTTGCAGCTTGCTTAGGAGAGCACCTGAAGACCCAGCAGGGTGCTGACCTGCTGAGGGCTCCTCAGAACTTCCAGCAGGGCAGCAACCCTACCCCATCCTAATCCATATGGCTTGCTTCTTGTGTCCTTACCTGTGCTGACCCCTGCTCTTACGGTGCCTACTCAGAGGCATCGTGGAAGGTTTGTGCACTGTCAGCTAAACGCCTCGCGTTCGGTTATACTGCATTCGCTTATATCTTTTGCGGCATTCCTCTCCAAGTGACATGGATTAGACAAAATCCGCCCTGAAAGCCTCCTGTGAGAACAGTGCTGGAGGACAAAGGTGAGGCACATCCCAGCCCGGTTAACTCACCTCTCAGGCTTGATACCTAGTCTCTCTCCCCTGTCCATGTTCAGCGTGCCTGCCCCTTGCCCATATCCGTAACCTTTCGGGCCGTACTTTTTCCCGTAGCAAGACTTGCAGTAAACTTCAGCATCATGAATCGCTACAGTTGTGCTGTCCAAGTTTTTCCGGCAGACcactagaggggaaaaaagttaaaCAGCCTTAAGGGACAATTTCCAACAGCACACGTAGAAAGCCAGAAGTCAAGGGAGAAGTGGCTACATGGCTTTCCTTGTCCACAAGTCTTCCTATTAGGCTGTGGGACGGCTGGAGATTAGAGGGGGCAGGTTGTCTTTTGAATTAGTGAATTATGCTTAGCCCTATAAAGAgctctcttccctcccacctTTCCACAGCCATGACATTTAAAGCCTGGAAACTTGCCGTGGTTTGATGAATGAGACCGCTCAGAAACCCAGATAGTGCCGTCAGCAGTTTCCCTTGACAGATGCCGTATAGTAGAGAGCAAATCAGTGCAGAAGAGTCCCTGTCCTGCCCTTTTGGCCAGGGAAGGAAAACCTGAAGGCTTCCCCCCTGCCTGGTTCTGGTTTGGGGCACAGTTGGTGCTGTTTCACAGCTGTCACCAGAGGGGCCTCGCTTTTCTGGCATTCATAAATCGTCCTTCAGCCCAACGTAAGCACCCTGCTCAAGGTTACAGCTGAAGGcagaactatttcctgcttcttCTTAAACCTTCCTTTGTAACCACACTGACATGTTCGCTCagtctgcagcagcactgtgcagtgATAAAGAATTTGgattgaggggaaaaaaaaaagagagcccTAAGAATTTTGTGTTCAAAAAGAATTTAGGGTCTTCAAAATACGCGGCGACCTTTGCTTATGGCATTCATTAGCTCCAAGGCTCTTTTTATAAGACACAAATATCCAATAAGTAAATCAACTCGTGCACGTTTGTTCAAGTGTACAGACTTTAACCCCAGCAGAACTATGcatgaagcaaaagcaaacacgGAGTCAAACACACTAGAGCCATTGTTTGCCTACAAGTTCCAGGtttcttttaatagaaactCCCATAAAAGGCTGAAAGTGAGGCAGCTGAGACATCTAATTTTTGTGACTGCTGTAGAGCTAAGGAAAAGGAGCGTAGGTGCGCCGGGGCTCCCGTGCCAGCACGGTGTGCTGACGTTGTGCTGCAGATTCATGGCAAACCAGACCGAGAGGTCCAGCCGCAAGTGTGGCTTGTAGAGAACGTTAATCCTAGCTCCGTCTGCAGGTATTAAATGCCAGCAAGACAAAACAATACCTCATGGCTGCAATGAGGTAAAATTCCCTGACTCGGtcaggcaggctgctgctttgccaAGTGTTCAAAGTAAATAACGTGACCCCCAACCAACAGCGTGGCCACCGCCGCGACCCCAAGCTAGGCCGGGCGGTTTTGGGGTGGCAGGCCAGGCCGGGGGCAGTACTTactgcagaggaagcagcagcggTGGAAGCTCCTGCCGTCGCACTGCACCTCCTCGGCGTGGTACACCGTCCGGCCGCAGGCGCCGCACTTGTTGCCTCCTCCCCAGTTGGGCATGGCGGTGCTGCAggccgcggggcggcgggggagaaggagaagctCGTTAGCTGCGCTGATTGCCGCGTCCTTCGGGGCCCCGGCTCCCCGAGGGTTAGGGTTTTGGGTACTGACAATGAAATCTGCCGAGCTTGGTGCTCCaagcaaggaaaacagagaCAACGAATCCACGAGGCACATCCTCCAGTGCCTGCTCAGGAGTTTCAACGTTACATAAACTGGATATGCACAAATTAGGCTTTCATGCACAAGGGCTTTACTGTACCTTGAGCGGACGCCCCCCAGATGGATGTAATTTCAGTTTCTATGCTTCATTAGCGCTGGGCCTCTCGTCTGGTGGAAGCAAACCAATTGTGCCAACAACGGCATTTCGTTTTCCTGCAGGGCCCAACATTCGGGACGCAGCACAAGCCAAAGCTCAGCTCGCTGGAGGGCCATTTATTAGGGCTGTGGGGGCATTTTGAACTCCCTTGGGATCACGCCTGCACTTCAAGGCTGTTTAAGGGGGATTATTTCCCAGGGACCCCACCGCTGTTACACAAACTGCATCTTTACCAGACAGCTACGGGAACCAAACCCAACTGCTCCACGGACTGCAGCTGCCCTAAGAGGAAGAGGAACTCTCTCTCATGCATGATTTGCAGCAGGCCCCGGGAGGCTGGCAAGGAGGGATGGCTATCACTACCAGTCGTATCCAGCTACAGCCCTAATAGCAGTCGCCTACCCGaagccagaagcagcagcagctctcccaccTCAACCTACTGCCCTGTCCTCACGCTGTCACCCCCACCAAATCCCACCCAGCTtggcctgcagctcctcttGCTCCCCAGAGGGTCCCGTTAGCTGGCCTGGGCTAAAGCACTAATGCAGAGCACTACCTTTGGCTTGTATGgggttttcctcctcctgccgccACTGAGGGCTATGAGCTTTCTGCCGCAGGGCAGTTTTGCTTGGGGTACACCTTTCCAAGGTGACGTTGCCAAGCCCAAACGAAGCCACCCATCTCACCCGTGCTGCACAAGTGCCTCCAGCCCACGCAGCCTGAGTGCCAGCTCGGCAGTGCGGGGTGTGCAGGGAGGGCTGCATGGGCCCCCAGGGAGACACGCTGCCAAGCCACGGCTGGGAGACCTTTGTCCCAGACAGGCAAGCAGCCACTCATAGCATGTAGGAAAATAAGATTAGTTATTAACGCGAATTAGGGCATCTTTGGTACATTCCTACACAAAGGCTTAAGAAACTTCCTCGGAGTGGCTGAGCAGTGCCGTTTACAGCACCGACACTAATTACTGAGATATTCCTTTGTTTAATGCTTCCACGGGATTAACAACATTACTGCTCATGGTCTAGCACTAATACTCCGACCAAGCtcataaaattagttttatgACGTTCACCAGTTTGTCTCTGTCATTCTTGGCACAACCATAGAGTCTAAAAATTAAGattccatttcttttattcaAGTGTTTGGCTGTGCTACTGCACAGCAGCTGACATCAATCATGGCATACGGCGTCCTTAGCTAACGGGAATATAGGCTGCACAAAGCTTTGGAAAAGGAATGtgttaactggaaaaaaaaaatggagaagggaTTCCTTTCCATTTTGTACACTTTCCAAAGCATAAGTGGTAGGTATTTGGTACAAGAACTACTTCTTCTCTAGTTTCCTTTCACCATCCCCATGCTCACGTCCTTTTTTGCATTCACTTCagcttaaattattttaattgctttattaGCAAACAGTTGTCTAATTTCCACACACACTAGACCTGAAGACCTGGATCCGGTTTCCAGCTTCGCCCCAGATTTCCCATGCAATATTGGCCAACACAGGGTGCAGCTCCACCCCTCCTTCCTCGGGGAGACGAAGTATTAGAGGATCTGGCAACCATTAGCTGACTCCAATACCCTGATAAGGGCTCTGGGAAttcattaaatgaaaagcaaaaaaggaacTGAAGTCAGAGCTTCAAGGTGACCTCGCTCTCTTCCACAGAAGAGATTCCCATTTATCCTCCCCGCGACGTTCCCATGACAGCTCGCGTGGGAAGAACGGCAATATTTCTTCAATTATCCGGCAGCGAGGGCTACCCTGAGGCGGCGGTGCCTGGGAggcacctggggaggaagggctgATGGTGTGGGGGCACGCAGGACGGCGTGCAGGCCCCAGGAGAATGGGGCTCTCCTCCGGGAGCTCCGCGGGCAGCGGCTCCCAACCCCAGCGCCCGCACGAAGCCTCCTCCACCCCCAGGAGGCTTTTTGGCCAGTTCAGGCAGGCCTCCGGGGAGCTCCAGC
This is a stretch of genomic DNA from Cygnus atratus isolate AKBS03 ecotype Queensland, Australia chromosome 1, CAtr_DNAZoo_HiC_assembly, whole genome shotgun sequence. It encodes these proteins:
- the CSRP2 gene encoding cysteine and glycine-rich protein 2 yields the protein MPNWGGGNKCGACGRTVYHAEEVQCDGRSFHRCCFLCMVCRKNLDSTTVAIHDAEVYCKSCYGKKYGPKGYGYGQGAGTLNMDRGERLGIKPESTPSPHRPTTNPNTSKFAQKFGGAEKCSRCGDSVYAAEKVIGAGKPWHKNCFRCAKCGKSLESTTLTEKEGEIYCKGCYAKNFGPKGFGYGQGAGALVHAQ